The following is a genomic window from Chlamydiota bacterium.
ACCAAAGCTTGTCAGCTCTAATTTGAGTTTGATGCTATCTATCGTCACATGCCAAGGATCTACAGAATGATTCCATGATCGTGTTTCTGAAGAAAAAGTCGCATCGCACTTCCATTTTTTCTGCTTTTCCCAAAGTGCTTGGGGACAAGGCCTGCTTAATACAACATCGCCAAAACGCTCGCACTTTTCTAAATTTCCAGAGTCAATGAGTTCATACTGCATGGCTTGTCTTTCTTAGTTGAGAAATAAAGTATAGCACAATGCCAATAAAAATAGCGCTATCAGCAAGATTAAACACAGGAAATGCATACCCCCACAGCACACATTTAAACATATCAATCACAGCACCATAAAAAAAGATGTCCAAGACATTGCCAATCGCGCCAGCAAGGATCAAACAGATAGAAAACAGTTCAAAACGCTTCAAGCTCCTCGAGAAAACGTAATAGATAATGCCTACAATAATCAAAAGACGCGCTATTAAAAGAATATAGGGATAATTAGAAAAAAAACCCCACGCAGCACCCGTGTTGGTCTCATAAACTAAAGAAAATTGTATTCCCAAAAAATTTTTAAACACACCAAGACCACCATATGGATAGGCAAATGGGATATATGGATACAAATAGCGTTGCACACTCCATTTGATCAGTATATCTAATAGCAGAATGGGCAAAAAAATATAGGTTAAAAATTTGAGTTTACGACTCAAGGTCAATCAATCCTTTTTCAACCATTTCTTGCGCTTCGACTGTTATGCATGCATAAGGCATAAAATCTAAACGCTTTTTAGGAATGGGTTTTTGTGTTACATCACAAACGCCATAGGTACCGTCTTCTATCTTTTTAAGCGCACGATCAATCTGGCGCAAAATATGAAACTCACCATCTGAGAGCTTGATATTGATGCTACGATCTGAATCATCTGTCCCCTCATCTGCCTGGTGCTGTGAATAGCCTTTAGATTCTTCAGGAGATTTTATCTGATCGACATTCCCTTTCAATATCTTTGTCAACTGGTCTCTTTCTTTCAACAATAGTTCTTTGTACTTTTCTATTTCTTTTTTAGATAGTGCCATATTACTCTCCTTTTTGAACCATGCTTTTTTCTTCATCCTTAGACTTGATGGCATTAATTGCACCAATCAGTTCAGTAAGATCTTTAAATCGACGATACACACATGCAAAGCGAATATAGGCAATAGGATCACGTTCTAAGAGTTTTTGCATGACAATTTCTCCAAGCTCTTTTGTCGAAATTTCTTTCATTTGCTGATACATCAAACCCATAGTGATCTCTTCTGCAATTTGTCTAACTTCGGAATGTGATATCGTTGTATGATGGCAGGCTGCATCCAACCCGTTTGTCAACTTTTGGATCATATATTCTTCATAGAAACCATCTCGTTTCAACACTTGAATTATCAAATCTACAGTCTCAAATGTAGTAAATCTTTCATTGCATTGCAAACACTCACGACGCCTCTTTATAGCATTCAAATCTGTAACAGCACGTGAATCGGTGACCTTCAACTCTTCAGAACCGCAATAAACACACTTCATACTCTCACCTTTAAATCTGGACATTTTGTAAAGTATTTAATATTTTTTCAATACTTTTTTTTTATTTCCGCTCGAAAACCACATCCCCTCAATACCTCTGGATAGCCAAAGCGGTGCAAATGTGGCCACTTACGACAAACCAAAGGACGCAAAAAATAACGCCCACACTTGTTATTCTCTTTTAAATAGCGGCATCCCATCACAAGATAATCCCTTCCCTCACTTTTCAACGTTTCATGGGATCTTGGGTAAAATCCATTGATTTCTTGATGCCACCACAAATAAAAGCGCCCAAAAAAGCTTGCGCGCTTTTCTATAAGGATATAGTGACAACATGCCCCTCGTCTTTTACAGGCTCCCACCCATTTGTGAGGAGGACGAACGATTTTACGGGCCAATTTCTGCATTTTTATATCAATAGTCACAAAAGGAACGATCACTAAACGCATCAAAAAACGCAAAAACCCTGGCATTTTTTGCTTATAAATCCCTATTTTGGGAACAGGAGGTCTTGTTTCAATAGACTCCATGATTCCGTCCACAAAGGCATCTAATTCTTTTTCTTCTTTTGCAATAGGAAGCATGGGATCATTCTAGCAAAGAAAGGAAAAAAGGCAAGAATTCTCTGCAAAACAAAAGCATAAATTCTTATATATCAATAGGTTGCTTGTTTCTTTTTTTATTGTTTAAAAAAAATCGAATTTTATTAGAAAATATTTGCTAAGAAAGAGGCTTTCTTTATAACAAGGAAGTAAGGGAATTATTATGATGTCTATCCTCAAACAGCTCGTTGCGCCTATTTTTTCTTTGGTCATCGTGATGCTTGGCAATGGCTTTTTTACTACCTTTGTCAGTATTCATCTGCTCAATGTAGGCTATAGCAATTTTATCATTGGGCTTATTGCTTCTTCTTATTTTGCCGGTCTTCTTATGGGTGGCTTTTTAGCGGCTAAGTTGATTCGTCAGGTGGGATTTATCCGTTCTTTTGCAACGTTTGCAAGCTCTTTGACTGCTCTTTTGATGATCACCTCTTTTGTTAATAACGTTCCAGAATGGTTTTTGGTCCGTTTCTTAGGAGGGCTTTGTATTGCTGGACTTTTTGTTGTCATTGAGAGTTGGCTTTTACTTTTTTCTAATATCAAAACAAGGGGAAAAATTCTTGCCATTTACATGACGGCTCTTTACTCTGCTCATGCAGCTTCTCAATATCTTCTTGATTGGATGAATCTTGATACCATTGCTCCTTTTGCCTTGGTCATTATACTAAGCGCCATTTCTATTATCCCTGTGTCAATGATGCGCGCTGAATCTCCTACTCACACTGAAAACGTCTATTTAAACCCGATTGAAGTATTAAAAGCCTCACCCTTAGGATTTGTCAGTGCAATTGTGGGTGGTATTGTATTAAGTAGTTTTTATAGCCTAGGTCCTGTGTTTGCCACGCAAGTGGGATTCAAAATGTCCCAAGTGGCCCAATTTATGGCGATGACTATGTTTGGAGGCCTTCTTTTGCAATGGCCCATTGGTCATTTGTCCGACATTTTCAATCGAAAAAATCTCATGGTTTTTGTCAGTTTTACCTGTGCCATTATCGCCCTTGGGCTTGGATTATCCATTTACTATCCTACCTGGGTTACTCTGACACTTTGCATCCTTTTTGGAGGCTTTTCATTTACCATCTATCCTCTTGGAATTACCCTTGCTTGCGACCGCATTGATTCTAAAAATATTGTAGCTGCGACAGGCGTGTTATTAATTGCTTATAGTGGAGGCTCGATTATTGGACCTTTGATTGCTTCTCAATTTATGAATTTATTTGGCCCTATTGGACTCTATGTCTCATGTTCTTTGTTTTGCATGCTTTTAAGCGCATATGGATCTTATCGCAGTAAACTTAAAATTGATCAGGGAGAGCAAAAAGATTATGTGGTTGTTCCAAGAACAACTCCTGTCGCCAATGAACTCGATCCTAGAAGCGATGAAGAAGGGGCGTCAAATTCTCAAGACTCAGAAGAAAAGTCTGATGAAGAAGCTCAGTCAGAAAATAAAGAGTCGAAAATCATCGATGCAAGTAAACCAAATGGCCCCTTTGAAGCAGAAACGGGTTAATTATCGCTCAAATTTCGTACGGCTAGTTTTATAACTGATGTTACGCAGTAAATCCAATTTAAAGGGAGAACGAAAAGAGGGATATAACAAGCATTACGATGAAGTTCAATTCAAATGAGAGTTGAACGAAGAGTCATGCGAAGTAGATCACCCTTTGCAGTCTTCCTATGAGTTGGAGTTAATGCGTAAGGTCAGTTTTATAAACTCAAAAAGGCGAATAAGCGCTGTGAGCAAGACAAGAGATGAAAATAGCGCGCTTAAAAGGGTAAAAGACTTTGGAAAGACAATCATCAAACCAAAAAAGATAAAAGCTTCTGCCCTTTCGATAAGACCTGGATTATAATAAAAGCTTTTTTCCGTATCGTTTTGGGAAAACATTCCTACAACAAAAAAACTTGTGACACATAAATACACACTCCCAAGCATGACAAGACATGCAAGGCCTCTTGTAGGATCAACAAAATAAAAACCCAAAATGATGAGAAATTCGACAACACGATCAAAGAACAGATCCAACATGGCACCTATTTTTGATACACGCTTTGTTTTTCTCGCTAAAGATCCATCTAGCATATCGCAATATCCAGAAAGCAAAAGAAAACAAAGAGCAAGTATCGATTGATTTACAATCACACTCCAAAAAGCGCATAGACCAAAAATAAACCCAAAGATTGTGACCGTTGTCGGGTTTATTTTTTGAAACCAGCGCCTATTCAAAAGAGGATCTATGCTAATTATTTGAATGGATTTTCTAAAAAACTGTTCAATCATGCTTTTTTTTCCTCAACTTTTTTATCACAATAGGAATCAATGCGATCACTCCTAATCCAACAAGGGCTATTTTAA
Proteins encoded in this region:
- the lspA gene encoding Lipoprotein signal peptidase, which codes for MSRKLKFLTYIFLPILLLDILIKWSVQRYLYPYIPFAYPYGGLGVFKNFLGIQFSLVYETNTGAAWGFFSNYPYILLIARLLIIVGIIYYVFSRSLKRFELFSICLILAGAIGNVLDIFFYGAVIDMFKCVLWGYAFPVFNLADSAIFIGIVLYFISQLRKTSHAV
- the yocK gene encoding General stress protein 16O; translation: MALSKKEIEKYKELLLKERDQLTKILKGNVDQIKSPEESKGYSQHQADEGTDDSDRSINIKLSDGEFHILRQIDRALKKIEDGTYGVCDVTQKPIPKKRLDFMPYACITVEAQEMVEKGLIDLES
- the nrdR gene encoding Transcriptional repressor NrdR; this encodes MKCVYCGSEELKVTDSRAVTDLNAIKRRRECLQCNERFTTFETVDLIIQVLKRDGFYEEYMIQKLTNGLDAACHHTTISHSEVRQIAEEITMGLMYQQMKEISTKELGEIVMQKLLERDPIAYIRFACVYRRFKDLTELIGAINAIKSKDEEKSMVQKGE
- the ycaD gene encoding putative MFS-type transporter YcaD; the protein is MMSILKQLVAPIFSLVIVMLGNGFFTTFVSIHLLNVGYSNFIIGLIASSYFAGLLMGGFLAAKLIRQVGFIRSFATFASSLTALLMITSFVNNVPEWFLVRFLGGLCIAGLFVVIESWLLLFSNIKTRGKILAIYMTALYSAHAASQYLLDWMNLDTIAPFALVIILSAISIIPVSMMRAESPTHTENVYLNPIEVLKASPLGFVSAIVGGIVLSSFYSLGPVFATQVGFKMSQVAQFMAMTMFGGLLLQWPIGHLSDIFNRKNLMVFVSFTCAIIALGLGLSIYYPTWVTLTLCILFGGFSFTIYPLGITLACDRIDSKNIVAATGVLLIAYSGGSIIGPLIASQFMNLFGPIGLYVSCSLFCMLLSAYGSYRSKLKIDQGEQKDYVVVPRTTPVANELDPRSDEEGASNSQDSEEKSDEEAQSENKESKIIDASKPNGPFEAETG
- the ynjF gene encoding Inner membrane protein YnjF; its protein translation is MIEQFFRKSIQIISIDPLLNRRWFQKINPTTVTIFGFIFGLCAFWSVIVNQSILALCFLLLSGYCDMLDGSLARKTKRVSKIGAMLDLFFDRVVEFLIILGFYFVDPTRGLACLVMLGSVYLCVTSFFVVGMFSQNDTEKSFYYNPGLIERAEAFIFFGLMIVFPKSFTLLSALFSSLVLLTALIRLFEFIKLTLRINSNS